The genomic window CCCGTGGATTTGATGTGGTACGCCAAAGCCGGAGAGGAAGAGCTTAAGGTGGAGGCATTTGGCTGCAAGCTTATCGTCAGTGATGTGCTGGACGTCGATCCCAAAGGCGGCAGCGTGATGACCCACAAAATAAAATTCCTTGTCACTTCACCGGATTTTGTCCGCCTGGGCGGTGTGCCGTATCTGGAATCCGCGCTGACACAAAAGTTAACGGGGTAATAAAGACCGTGCAGGAGCATGAAAAAAATCTGGTGTGGCTGCTGCTTATCGGTGCCGCCATCGCCATTGGTCGGATGCTGAACAGAGACGAACCCATTACTCCCCGGCTGTTTATTGCACGTGTCGTGCTGGGATCGGCGATCTCCGTCGCTGCGGGGGCGGTGCTTATCCTGATCCCAGGCCTGCCGGTACTCGCTGTAACGGGACTGGGGGCGGCACTGGGCATTCCCGGCCATCAGGCGGTGGAATTGTGGCT from Sodalis glossinidius str. 'morsitans' includes these protein-coding regions:
- a CDS encoding phage holin family protein, producing the protein MQEHEKNLVWLLLIGAAIAIGRMLNRDEPITPRLFIARVVLGSAISVAAGAVLILIPGLPVLAVTGLGAALGIPGHQAVELWLRRKGSRWLSTRGRHDIE